The DNA window CGGCGTCGCTCGATGACCAGGTGGTCGAACAACAGATCCTCGCCAGTGCGCTCAACGCTGAGCAGGCGGCAGCGCTGAACGCGGTCACGGGCAGCCCGGCCCTGGTGGTGGTGCGCCGCCATTACAACGCCGAGGGCACCCTGCTTGCCGTCGGTATACACAGCCATCCGGGGGACCGCTTTTCCATCACGATGACCATCCCGGTCGGGACGAGTAATGGGAACTCGCTAAGTGGCGAATAATCTTGCTGACAAGTTCGAGGCCATGGCCGACGTGGCGCCGGGTCGCATGTGCGTAATCGACCACGACCAACGCCTGACTTACGCAGACATCGAAGCGCTCGCGAACCGGTTTGCCCATCACCTGGCTGATCACGGGATCGGTCCGGGTGATGGGTGGCATTGGCGAGTCGCAACAGCGCACCATGGATCGTCGCGTTCCTTGCCCCGCTGAAATTGCGCGCAGTCCGGTCAATATCAACTACCGGTACATCGCAGGCGAATTGGCGCACCTATTCGACGACAGTCTTCGCGGGAGGCGTTCCCCTCACACGCGACGGCGTAGTCGTCGGCGGTCTCGGTGTCAGCGGTGGATCGGGAGAACAAGACCAGACCGTCGCCGAAGCCGGCCTGACAGCACTGTAGCGATCGGACACTATTTCCTGCCTCGACCCATTGACAAACCTCGGGTCGAGGCAGGATCCACTGCACCCCAACTTCTTTCACACTAACCGCTGATGCGTGCTCCAGCGTCGAAACCCCAGAGGGCCATGGTCATCAGGAGGTTGACGCAGATCATCAGGGTGATGCCTGCGCGCATGGCGCGGCCTGCGGCGACGCCGACTCCTTCGGGGCCGCCTG is part of the Nocardia sp. NBC_00565 genome and encodes:
- a CDS encoding AMP-binding protein, whose product is MADVAPGRMCVIDHDQRLTYADIEALANRFAHHLADHGIGPGDGWHWRVATAHHGSSRSLPR
- a CDS encoding heme-binding protein; the protein is MALASRNSAPWIVAFLAPLKLRAVRSISTTGTSQANWRTYSTTVFAGGVPLTRDGVVVGGLGVSGGSGEQDQTVAEAGLTAL